From a region of the Solanum stenotomum isolate F172 chromosome 2, ASM1918654v1, whole genome shotgun sequence genome:
- the LOC125856579 gene encoding glucan endo-1,3-beta-glucosidase 5 codes for MGFKKMALITHLPKQEQTLFSFLAVSVLLFLCWGVIEVESGIGVNWGTISLHKMSPFTVVDLLKQNKIQKVKLFDADPAVMKGLMGSGLEVMVGIPNDMLAGLSSSTSAADLWVAQNVSRYMVKGGVNIKYVAVGNEPFLTSYSGQYQSYIVPAMTNLLQSLAKANLARNVKLVVPCNADAYESSLPSQGTFRPELTPIITQMVSLLNSNGSPFVVNIYPFLSLYGNSDFPQDYAFFEGTTHAVTDGPNVYYNAFDGNLDTLIAALAKIGYGQMPIVIGEVGWPTDGALGANLTAARVFNQGLVNHVLSNKGTPLRPQVPPMDVYLFSLLDEGAKSVLPGNFERHWGIFSFDGQSKYPLNLGNGLLKNAKDVEYLPYRWCIANPLKDLAEVTNHVRLACSYADCTTLNYGGSCNEIGAKGNISYAFNSYYQLQKQNPRSCDFDGLGMVTFLNPSIGKCRFLVGVSNYASSSGFRLQDSWISVLLILLWDAWLFLM; via the exons ATGGGTTTCAAGAAAATGGCTTTAATCACTCATTTACCCAAACAAGAACAGACCCTTTTTAGTTTTCTAGCTGTATCAGTGTTATTGTTCTTATGTTGGGGTGTTATTGAGGTGGAATCTGGTATTGGGGTTAATTGGGGCACTATATCTTTGCACAAAATGTCACCTTTTACTGTTGTGGATCTTCTTAAACAAAACAAGATTCAGAAAGTGAAGCTTTTTGATGCAGATCCAGCTGTGATGAAGGGTTTAATGGGGAGTGGGCTTGAAGTTATGGTTGGGATACCAAATGATATGTTGGCTGGTCttagttcttctacttctgctGCTGATTTGTGGGTAGCTCAAAATGTTTCAAGATATATGGTTAAAGGAGGTGTTAATATCAA GTATGTTGCAGTTGGTAATGAGCCTTTTCTTACAAGTTATTCTGGTCAGTACCAATCATACATTGTCCCAGCTATGACGAATTTGCTACAGTCCTTGGCCAAAGCAAATCTTGCTAGGAATGTAAAGCTGGTAGTCCCATGCAATGCCGATGCCTATGAGTCTTCCCTTCCATCACAAGGAACCTTCAGACCCGAGTTGACTCCGATCATAACACAGATGGTTTCACTTCTGAACTCTAATGGTTCACCATTCGTGGTAAATATTTATCCATTCCTCAGCCTATATGGAAACTCAGACTTCCCTCAAGATTATGCTTTTTTTGAAGGGACAACACATGCTGTGACCGACGGGCCTAATGTCTACTATAACGCGTTTGATGGAAATTTAGACACTTTAATAGCTGCCCTTGCAAAAATCGGATATGGTCAGATGCCTATAGTTATAGGAGAGGTAGGTTGGCCTACCGATGGAGCCCTCGGTGCTAATCTTACAGCTGCAAGGGTTTTCAACCAAGGCCTAGTGAATCATGTTCTCAGTAACAAAGGAACTCCTCTTAGGCCACAAGTCCCCCCTATGGATGTTTATCTTTTCAGTCTTCTCGATGAAGGTGCAAAAAGTGTGCTCCCGGGTAACTTTGAAAGACACTGGGGCATTTTCTCCTTCGATGGCCAGTCAAAATATCCGTTGAACCTCGGAAATGGTCTATTAAAGAATGCAAAAGATGTTGAGTATCTTCCATATAGGTGGTGTATTGCAAACCCTTTGAAAGATCTTGCTGAAGTAACCAACCACGTTAGACTTGCTTGTAGTTATGCAGATTGCACAACTCTTAACTATGGAGGATCGTGTAACGAAATTGGAGCAAAGGGTAATATATCATATGCATTCAACAGTTACTATCAGCTCCAAAAGCAGAATCCGCGGAGCTGTGATTTTGATGGGCTTGGGATGGTTACTTTCTTGAATCCTTCGATTGGAAAGTGCAGATTTCTTGTTGGGGTTAGTAATTATGCTTCTTCATCAGGTTTTAGGTTGCAGGACAGTTGGATATCAGTGTTATTGATTCTTCTTTGGGATGCTTGGTTATTCTTGATGTGA
- the LOC125856582 gene encoding DNA-directed RNA polymerases IV and V subunit 4-like — MAEKGGKGFSLPKSGKSTLKSPASKGKDDSSAKSKRGRKVQFDSEGSLDTNSTKSNGKADIPSFKGDLGKAGKGEKAGSAGKSQKAKAPDPLELRVEQELPANTTCLMDCEAADILQGIQESMVVLSDDPAIKLPVSFDRGLAYAQRNRLYDNPQAVKQILEPLKQHGVSDGELCMIANFPLESVDEVFALVPSFKNKKSKLRVPLENVLAELAKLRKAA, encoded by the exons CATCCAAAGGGAAGGATGATAGCTCAGCGAAGTCCAAAAGAGGAAGGAAAGTTCAGTTTGATTCTGAAG GATCGCTTGATACCAATTCCACAAAATCAAATGGAAAAGCTGATATACCATCTTTCAAAG GTGATTTGGGCAAAGCCGGGAAAGGAGAGAAAGCTGGCAGTGCTGGTAAAAGTCAAAAAGCAAAAGCACCTGATCCCTTGGAGCTGAGAGTTGAGCAAG AACTTCCAGCCAATACAACATGCCTGATGGATTGTGAAGCTGCTGATATTTTGCAAGGAATCCAAGAGAGCATGGTGGTATTGTCTGATGATCCAGCTATAAAACTACCTGT TTCATTTGACAGGGGATTGGCATATGCTCAAAGGAACAGGCTTTATGATAATCCCCAGGCTGTTAAACAAATACTCGA GCCTCTAAAACAGCATGGCGTTTCTGATGGGGAG CTTTGCATGATTGCCAACTTTCCCTTGGAATCTGTTGATGAAGTGTTTGCTCTTGTTCCCTCATTTAAG aataaaaaGAGCAAGCTGAGAGTTCCCCTCGAGAATGTCTTGGCTGAACTAGCCAAACTCAGAAAGGCAGCATAA